TCGTCTCCAACGCCATCCAGGCGATGGGGGGAAGCGGCACCCTCACGGTCGCCACGCGCCCTGCCGTCCCCGAGGAGGGGACCGGCGTGGTTTTCCAGGTGAGCGACACCGGCGGCGGGATCCCGCACGACCTGGTGCACAACATCTTCAATCCGTTTTTCACCACGAAGGCGAAGGGGACCGGCCTCGGGCTTCCCATCGTCCACGCCATCGTCGAGAAGCATGGCGGGACGATCGATCTGGACAACCGGGAGGGGGTCGGTGTAACCTTCTCGGTCTTCCTCCCCCTCTTCCCGAAGGAGGGGGGGACCGGGGAGCGGATCCTCGAGCAACTTCGCAAGGGCGGGACGAATGGAAACGGATCTGCGACGAATCAGGGATAAGGTCGAGGCCGGGGAGCGGCTGTCGGACGCCGACGCGCTCGCGCTGTACCGCACGCGGGACATCCTCGAGGTGGGGGAGATGGCGGCGCTCGCGAACCGCCGCATGAACGGCGACCGCGTCTACTTCATCGTCAACCGGCACGTGAACCCGACGAACATCTGCGTGAACCGGTGCAGGTTCTGCGCGTTCAGCAAGGGGAAGGACGACCCTCTTGCGTACACGATGACGCTGGACGAGATCCTCCACCGGGCGGAAGAGGCTCGGGAGCAGCGGGCCACGGAACTTCACATCGTCGGGGGGCTGCACCCGGACCTCCCCTTCGACTTCTACCTGACGATGCTGCGCTCCCTGCGGGAACGGTTCCCCTCCCTGCACGTCCAGGCGTTCACGGCCGTGGAGATCGATTATTTCCGGAAGATCACCGGGCTTCCGCTCCCCGAGGTGATCGCGCAATTGAAGGACGCGGGGCTCGGATCCCTTCCCGGCGGCGGGGCGGAGATCTTCGCCCCGGAGATCCGGAACGAAATCTGTCCCGAGAAAATCTCGGGGGACCGGTGGCTCGAGGTGATGGAGGCGGTCCACGCGGCGGGACTTCGAAGCAACGCCACGATGCTTTACGGCCACGTGGAGACGCTGGAGTCGCGCGTGGACCACATGCGGCGCCTGCGGGAGCTGCAGGACCGCACCGGCGGGTTTCAGTCGTTCATCCCCCTGGCCTTCCACCCGAAGAACACGGAGATCGCCAAGGGGTACACCACGGGGCTCGATGACCTGCTCGCGCTGGCGGTGGCGCGGCTCTACCTCGACAACTTCCGCCACATCAAGTCGTTCTGGATCATGGTGGGACCGAAGCTGGCGCAGATCTCCCTCCACTTCGGGGTGGACGACATCGACGGGACCGTGGTCGAGGAGAAGATCACCCACGCGGCCGGCGCACAGGCGGGGCAGGAGATGTCCGTCGCCGAGCTGGTCACGATGGTCCGCCAGGCGGGGAAGATCCCCGTCGAGCGGGACACCCTCTACAACGTGATCCGCGAGTGGCCGGCGGAAGGGGTGCCAGCGTGATCTTA
This genomic window from Deltaproteobacteria bacterium contains:
- the mqnE gene encoding aminofutalosine synthase MqnE, which encodes METDLRRIRDKVEAGERLSDADALALYRTRDILEVGEMAALANRRMNGDRVYFIVNRHVNPTNICVNRCRFCAFSKGKDDPLAYTMTLDEILHRAEEAREQRATELHIVGGLHPDLPFDFYLTMLRSLRERFPSLHVQAFTAVEIDYFRKITGLPLPEVIAQLKDAGLGSLPGGGAEIFAPEIRNEICPEKISGDRWLEVMEAVHAAGLRSNATMLYGHVETLESRVDHMRRLRELQDRTGGFQSFIPLAFHPKNTEIAKGYTTGLDDLLALAVARLYLDNFRHIKSFWIMVGPKLAQISLHFGVDDIDGTVVEEKITHAAGAQAGQEMSVAELVTMVRQAGKIPVERDTLYNVIREWPAEGVPA